Proteins encoded in a region of the Paenibacillus pedocola genome:
- a CDS encoding AraC family transcriptional regulator produces the protein MAREVRTVVFDTELTLEAYRFEGIMQKFPNHFHDYYVIGYIEQGKRYLLCGNEEYILNSGDVIIFNPQDPHSCEQVDGRTLDYRCINVQPEIMRQYVQEITGKDYLPRFTQAVLFQSELASPLHDLHQMLLDEQADFQKEELFLFLLEQLLREYSDAGTPIPATELTTEIKMICQYIEGHYTENITLNQLTELTGLSKYHLLRLFTKQKGISPYRYLETIRINHAKRLLKQGVLPMEVALQTGFSDQSHFTNFFKKLIGLTPKQYLRIFTQQAEEKTSEVASS, from the coding sequence TTGGCTCGTGAAGTCCGGACCGTCGTTTTTGATACAGAGCTTACGCTGGAGGCATACCGTTTTGAAGGAATTATGCAGAAATTCCCCAATCATTTTCACGACTATTACGTTATCGGGTATATTGAACAAGGTAAAAGATATCTGCTATGCGGCAATGAGGAATATATCCTGAACAGCGGAGATGTAATCATCTTCAACCCGCAGGACCCCCATTCCTGTGAACAGGTGGATGGAAGAACCCTGGATTACCGCTGCATCAATGTCCAGCCTGAGATTATGCGCCAGTATGTGCAAGAGATTACGGGAAAAGACTATCTGCCGCGGTTCACACAGGCGGTACTCTTCCAGAGTGAGCTGGCTTCGCCGCTGCATGATCTGCATCAGATGCTTCTGGACGAACAGGCGGATTTTCAGAAAGAAGAATTGTTCCTGTTCCTATTGGAGCAGCTGCTGCGGGAATATTCGGACGCCGGTACACCTATTCCCGCTACGGAGCTTACGACAGAAATCAAAATGATCTGCCAATACATAGAGGGTCATTATACTGAAAATATTACACTAAATCAGCTGACAGAATTGACAGGTCTGAGCAAATATCACCTGCTGCGGTTGTTTACTAAGCAAAAAGGCATCTCCCCGTACCGTTATCTGGAGACGATTCGTATTAACCACGCCAAACGGCTGCTGAAGCAAGGGGTTTTGCCGATGGAAGTCGCCCTGCAGACCGGGTTCAGCGACCAGAGCCATTTTACGAATTTCTTCAAAAAATTGATCGGCTTAACGCCCAAGCAGTATCTGCGGATATTTACACAACAGGCGGAAGAGAAAACATCGGAGGTCGCTTCATCATGA
- a CDS encoding DMT family transporter: MKNEHTAATGHMLAFLTIMIWGTTFISTKILLTDFTPLEILFFRFILGYLVLSLLHPHRIRTKSIKEEVLFIAAGLCGVTLYFLIENIALVYTLASNVGVIVSIAPFLTAVLAHFLLHEERLTPSFITGFLIALSGIVCLLLNGSFRVELNPLGDLLALVAPVVWAIYSVLMRKISALQHNTIGVTRRVFFYGLLGMLPALPLMDFQFRLDRLYDAASLMNLLYLGLGASALCFVTWNRAVGILGAVRTSVYIYLVPVITVAAAALFLHEQLTWAILIGTLLTLCGSYISERKPKTTPGKGIAVQE; the protein is encoded by the coding sequence ATGAAAAACGAACACACTGCGGCCACCGGACATATGCTTGCCTTCCTAACAATTATGATCTGGGGAACCACCTTTATCTCGACCAAAATATTGCTGACTGACTTTACTCCGCTTGAAATCTTGTTCTTCCGGTTTATTCTGGGGTATTTGGTCTTGTCCCTGCTTCATCCGCACCGGATCCGGACAAAATCCATCAAAGAGGAAGTTCTGTTTATTGCCGCCGGGCTATGCGGAGTCACGTTGTATTTTCTGATCGAGAATATTGCCCTGGTCTACACGCTGGCCTCCAACGTCGGTGTAATTGTGTCGATTGCCCCGTTTCTGACCGCGGTGCTCGCCCACTTCCTGTTACACGAGGAACGCTTAACCCCCTCTTTCATCACAGGTTTTCTGATTGCGCTGAGCGGAATTGTCTGCCTCTTACTGAACGGAAGTTTCCGGGTGGAGCTGAATCCGCTCGGCGACCTGCTGGCCTTAGTGGCTCCTGTGGTTTGGGCTATTTATTCAGTATTGATGCGCAAAATCAGTGCACTGCAGCATAACACTATCGGCGTAACCCGCAGAGTGTTTTTCTATGGACTGCTCGGAATGCTGCCTGCTTTACCCCTGATGGATTTCCAGTTCCGTCTGGACAGATTATATGATGCAGCCAGTCTCATGAATCTTCTGTACTTAGGTCTGGGAGCTTCAGCATTATGCTTCGTGACTTGGAACCGTGCTGTCGGCATTTTGGGAGCGGTCAGAACAAGCGTATATATCTATCTTGTTCCGGTCATAACTGTGGCTGCCGCTGCGTTGTTTCTGCATGAACAGCTCACTTGGGCCATCCTGATCGGTACCCTGCTCACGTTATGCGGCTCTTATATCTCTGAGCGCAAACCAAAAACGACCCCCGGCAAGGGGATCGCTGTACAAGAATAA
- a CDS encoding polymer-forming cytoskeletal protein: MKFVKVLLVAGVSAALLSGCGSNGNNEGNEAAATATTAPTAAAQTDAVSTASIVKEQDPFLKAVSAEGNWIVAILNDLTVDQDVVVAGEFHDKGAAENAIYRKLALYAQDADHKVTASYTLTAPKVTVQSENFRVQGGTIKGDVYVEANGFNLYKDATIDGNLYFANADVQASAVMEGKVTGATEVK; the protein is encoded by the coding sequence ATGAAATTTGTTAAAGTTTTGCTGGTTGCGGGTGTTTCTGCTGCATTGTTGTCAGGTTGCGGTTCGAATGGTAACAATGAAGGAAATGAAGCGGCTGCTACAGCTACAACTGCTCCTACAGCTGCTGCACAGACAGATGCAGTATCTACAGCATCCATTGTTAAAGAACAAGATCCATTCCTTAAAGCAGTAAGCGCAGAAGGTAACTGGATCGTAGCGATCCTTAATGACCTGACAGTAGATCAGGATGTTGTTGTAGCCGGGGAATTCCATGATAAAGGCGCTGCCGAAAATGCAATTTACCGCAAGCTTGCCCTGTATGCTCAGGATGCTGACCACAAAGTTACAGCCAGCTACACTCTTACTGCACCTAAAGTGACTGTTCAAAGTGAAAACTTCAGAGTGCAAGGCGGAACGATCAAAGGTGACGTTTACGTAGAAGCTAACGGCTTCAACCTGTATAAAGATGCTACAATCGACGGTAACCTGTACTTTGCAAATGCAGATGTACAAGCATCCGCTGTTATGGAAGGTAAAGTGACTGGAGCAACTGAAGTTAAATAA